A single window of Salvia splendens isolate huo1 chromosome 6, SspV2, whole genome shotgun sequence DNA harbors:
- the LOC121809106 gene encoding uncharacterized protein LOC121809106 produces the protein MVDDPSCSSWGACEENMEHIFHSCPNAVVVWGSLVPHNKHNRNDIVFQDASFNGSTIIAQCRAWERVVRSNEIKKLIVKNRVTKLIQWFAPASGCWKLNTDGAVKHSTKEASAGGVIRNSNG, from the exons ATGGTTGATGATCCATCTTGTAGCAGCTGGGGTGCTTGTGAAGAAAATATGGAACATATCTTCCATTCTTGTCCCAATGCAGTAGTTGTTTGGGGCTCTCTTGTTCCCCACAACAAACACAACAG GAATGATATTGTATTCCAAGATGCGAGCTTCAATGGCTCAACAATTATTGCTCAGTGCCGAGCTTGGGAAAGGGTTGTTAGATCTAATGAGATTAAGAAGTTGATTGTAAAGAATAGGGTCACTAAGCTTATTCAATGGTTCGCCCCTGCTTCGGGCTGCTGGAAATTGAACACTGATGGTGCAGTTAAACACTCGACAAAAGAAGCATCTGCTGGTGGTGTCATCAGGAACTCGAATGGATAG